A stretch of DNA from Gimesia chilikensis:
CGTTCATGGTACTGCCGGGCAGTTCCGGTCCTTTGGACCATTTGCCGGTCTGGGTGTCGTAGACATCGACTTCGTGGCTGATATCGCCATCAGCATCGATGCCTCCCATAGCGTAGATTTTCCCTTCGTGGGCAGCAGCGGAGAGAGCCCGACGCTGGAAGGGTTGCTTAATGGTTTTCCATGCGGGTTTGTCTGCAGCAGCATCGAAGACCAGCATATTCTCCTGCCAGATCGATTCATCCCCTTTTCGCATCTGCCAGCCACCCACAACGTAAAGCTGGTCTCCCAGGAAGACTGCGTCATGTGAAGAGCGTCCGTTGGGCATCGCGGTGACTGGTTCCCAGCTGTTTTTGCCGGGCTCAAAGCGTTCCACACTGGGCAGCGATTCCATCAGGGATTCTTCCCCCTTTTTGTTCGTGACCGACAGGCCACCGACCCGGTAGACACTTTCTCCGTGAGGTGCCATGGCCAGGCCCTGTAAGGGAGTTTTGAGCGGCAGCGTTTCCCAGTTTTTGGGCTGCTTGAGGTTGAGCCGCTGAAAGTTCTGCGAGAGGTTGTCAGCGCTGTGCTGATGGGCGCGTCCGGTGTGCCCGGAATAGACGTAGAGGTAATCTCCACTGACGGCGGCACCGAAACTGGAAATGGCATCGGGTAGCTGAGGATATTTGCTGTCGACAGCGGTCGTTTCCGTTTTTTCGGCTACGGGCACGTAAGGGAGCGTCAGTGTGGAGTAGTGACGGATGCTGTCGTACTTGTCCCCTTTATGTTCGCCTGCTTTTTCTTCCACGTGTTTGGCGCGGATCGAATACAGGCCTTTGCTGAGTTTGAACTGGTACTGACCCTGGTCGTTGGTGCTGGCGGTGACCGTTTCGCTGGTGGTTTCAGGACCGATGACTTTGACCTCTGCACCAGCCAGCGGTTTACCGTTCAGGTTGACCTGCAGGATGACTTCTTCCCCTTTGAGAGTGGGGATGATTTCCAGGGGCAGCTGTTCGGTGCAGGTGATCTTATTCCAGACCTGCTGACTTTTCTGCGGGAAGGTCTTGGCGTAGTACTTGAGCAGGAAGTTGCTCTCGCCGCGCGTGATCACGCCATAGGTGTGATTCAGCCCATAAGCGGCTTTACCGGCGCCTTTGGGTTCGGGAGTGATAAACAGCGAGTCATCGCCGGCTGTCAGGGAGTAGGTCTGCAGTTTGCCTTTCTGCTGTTTCTCCCAGACTTTGATGCTGGTGAGTCGTTTCAGCAGATCGGGATCATCGGGTTCGGCGACCTCACCAAAGTAGAGCTGTACTTTGGCAGCGTTATTCTTGCCTTCGGCCTGGGGAAGCAGCCAGAGGAAATGGGCGTATGCCTGGTTTGTCGCGACGACTGCCAGCAGGCAGAGCATGGCGGCGGAGAATTTGAGTCTTTTCATTTCAATTTACTTTCAAAAGGCGAGTAGCTGATTAGAAATCATCTCAGTTAGTTTGTGAGAGTGCAGAGTCGGTCAGCAGGCGGTGATTTGTCAGCTTGATGGAACCGACGTTGCGTTCGAATTTTTCGCCACATTCTACGGTCAGCATAGTTGTGGGCAGGTCGAACTTGCCGACCCGGGTGAAGGCAAACGTATTGCTGCGGTTGGACAGAATTTCGCCTGTCTGGGGATTGCGATAAGTCACGGAGGTGACCTGCGGGAGGGTTTCATTTTCTTTGGTCCGCAGAACGTCCAGCGTGGAAATCGTAAACCACGATTTATCAGAGCGGCGATGGACTTCTGTCATGACATCCCCCTGCAGGCGAAACGAAACGTTCTTGCCGTCAATGTTGACCAGGCGACCGAGTGGATGATCGACTTCCTGATCAGCGAACGTGGCGGGGATTGGTTTCTGCTGACGGTATTTCCGATGTCCAATCACGGATTGCAGCTTGGGCAGACTCCACTCGGAAAGTGACTCGTCCTGCAGCGTCAGCTTGATTTTGAACTGATTGTCTGCGACGAGTTTCCCGGTGGTGCACTTCCCATTGTAGCAGACGGTGACATCTGCCGTAAAACCGGGAAAGTCACGCCAGGTCGCCCGGGCTTCTCTGACCTTCTGGTACATCTTGGTCGCGGCTGCTTTTTCCTGCTGGGAATCGGTCGATTCCTGTTCCCGGGCAGGCGTCCATTCCATGGTGGCAGAGAGCGCCAGCAAAACGATCAGGCCAGCCAGGCCCCATTGTTTGAGCTCTCGCGTGATTCTTTGGCGAAACGGCATCGGATGTCTCCATCGTTATGAAGTAAGTAGGTTCGCGTTGGCGGAAAGTGGGGATTGAAGTCAAACTTCAAACAGGTTTATTTCTTAGCAGTCGATGTCAGGGCAAAGATAAAATCGTTGTCTTGCTCTGCACTGATGGACTTGGTCAATTTGCTCTGTTTGTTGTATTGCGGAGGGACTTTGACAACTTCGATTCTTTTAATACCTTCTGCTTTCAAACGTTTGAAAGCCTCTTCATCATCCTCGGGAAAGCCGCCGTCATCAGTGGAGATGATCTCAATCCGATTGGTGCCTACAACGGGTCCGAAATCAACAGGTACATTGAAAATTCCCTCGCGAATTGAGGCTGAAGCCTGGGGGCCTTCGTTTTCACCATCCGGAATAAAGCGGATAACACCTTGGGAGAGCGGATCGCCATCCAGGGTCACGATCCCCCGCACCGCAGCACGGGGGTATTCGTTAGAAGATCCACAGCCTGTCAAAGCAGACAGAACCAGGCAGAAGCACAAAGAGATTGATACTTGTTTAGAATTCACCGATCACCTCCCCGCCATTTCGGGTTGCCAGGGCATCCAGCAGGTCGGCATCAATGTTTTCGGAGATGAAGTGTACTGAGCCATCGACAAAGACGAACTGTACGCCACCGACGTGGTCGCTGCGGAATGATTTTCTCCAGTTACTGTCAAAGACAGAGTCGTTAGCAACATCGTGAGGATTAAAGTCTGCAGCCGTGAAGCAGACGGTTGATCCCGGGTAGGGATTAGCCCAGTAAGTGAATCCGTAACGAGTCTGACCATTACAACTGGAACTGGCACTGGTGAATTTATAGTCCGGCAGGTTGTAAGCGGTTTCTCCGATTAACAGTGTCGTGGAGGTACCATCGGTGATGTCCCGGAATCGAATTTTACCGGCGGTGCTGCCTGTGTATACGATGGCACCATTCTGTGCTGGAACCGGATCGCCAACGTGGCTCCAGTAAATATTGTAGTCTTCTGTCCCTCCACAGACCGCATAGTGTCCGGGAGCACGGCCATTATCATCTGAACAACTGGGGACAGCGCGACGCATCGGCGATGTGGGGCACATATAAAACGGTAGCTTCTGTGAAGTGACCGTCACGTTGTAAGGGTCTGAGTTATTCAGATCAAAATTGTAAAGGTTATATGCGTTCGACTGATCGATGAAGGGGAGGATCGAAACAAAGAGACTACCTCCACTTGTGATGGAGTCGGAATTACCGCAGTTAGCATTGGGGAGAGTAGTGTAGACGTCGGCATAGTTGTGAACGGCCAGGCCGATCTGTTTGAGGTTGTTTTTGCATTGGGTCCGGCGGGCGGCTTCACGGGCCTGCTGGACGGCGGGGAGTAGCAGTGCGATCAGGATCGCGATAATAGCGATCACGACCAGCAATTCGATGAGAGTGAAACCACGAGGGGTGCGACGGCGGGTTAGCATGACGTCTCCTTGAAAAAGCAGAACTGAACCAGAGTGATGAAGATTGAACCGATCCGACGGATCAGCTCAACGCCCGACTGTTCTGGCTGGCTGGCTACTCATGCAGAAGCGTCATGTTCGCTGGCTGGCTGAATGAAATTGAAACTCAATCTCAATAGGAGAATGGTATAATCGCCTCCCCTGCACTGCAAGAATTTAGACAGCGAATTTTGTGAAAATTAATAAAATCAAAATGATGTGTATTAAGTGTCTATTGTGTAGTCACTTAAGAGTTGTGGCTTGTTTTGGTGATGGACAGAAAGCGGGCGTAAAAGAGACGCCGAGAGAAAAATAGGAGAGGATGGTCGAGTATTAGTCTTGAGATTCATTCTCATATTCAGCGATCGATTCCAGGAACGGAGCCCCGAAATCATCGCATTTTTTCTGACCCACGCCCCAGATTTCGAGGAATTGTGCCGTGGTTGCCGGTTTATGGCGGGCCAGTTCTCGCAGTGTGGCGTCGCCGAAGACCATGTAGGGCTGAATCCCTTTATCGCCGGCGATCTGCTTCCGCAGTTCGCGGAGCACTTCAAACAGCCCTTTATCGACCCCCTTCCAGTTCAGGTTGTCGAACTTGTCGCGGGAACGCTGTGACTTTTCAGCCTGGCTGTCCTGTGTCGTCTGCATGAGCTGTGGTGTCGCTTCCCCTTTGAGGAGTTGCCAGCCGGTCTTCGTGATTCGCAGCTGCTGGTACTCAGCGGTCTTGGTCAGGAATCCCTGGGTCACCAGCTGGTTGAGCCAGCTGCGGATTGTCGTCAGGCTTTCCCCTTTCAACAGACCGTAGGTACTCAACTGGTCGTGTCCGTTATTGAGTACTTTTTTGTCTTTGGAACCTTTCAAGACTGCTGCGGTATAGGATGCTCCAAAATTCTGATCCTGACGATAGAC
This window harbors:
- a CDS encoding DUF4198 domain-containing protein, with translation MKRLKFSAAMLCLLAVVATNQAYAHFLWLLPQAEGKNNAAKVQLYFGEVAEPDDPDLLKRLTSIKVWEKQQKGKLQTYSLTAGDDSLFITPEPKGAGKAAYGLNHTYGVITRGESNFLLKYYAKTFPQKSQQVWNKITCTEQLPLEIIPTLKGEEVILQVNLNGKPLAGAEVKVIGPETTSETVTASTNDQGQYQFKLSKGLYSIRAKHVEEKAGEHKGDKYDSIRHYSTLTLPYVPVAEKTETTAVDSKYPQLPDAISSFGAAVSGDYLYVYSGHTGRAHQHSADNLSQNFQRLNLKQPKNWETLPLKTPLQGLAMAPHGESVYRVGGLSVTNKKGEESLMESLPSVERFEPGKNSWEPVTAMPNGRSSHDAVFLGDQLYVVGGWQMRKGDESIWQENMLVFDAAADKPAWKTIKQPFQRRALSAAAHEGKIYAMGGIDADGDISHEVDVYDTQTGKWSKGPELPGSTMNGFGTTAWSLGGQLYFSGMDGGVFQLDLKNNQWKQVGSLATPRFFHRLLPDRNGGLLAIGGASRKGHLKTIEQIQLN
- a CDS encoding DUF3386 family protein encodes the protein MPFRQRITRELKQWGLAGLIVLLALSATMEWTPAREQESTDSQQEKAAATKMYQKVREARATWRDFPGFTADVTVCYNGKCTTGKLVADNQFKIKLTLQDESLSEWSLPKLQSVIGHRKYRQQKPIPATFADQEVDHPLGRLVNIDGKNVSFRLQGDVMTEVHRRSDKSWFTISTLDVLRTKENETLPQVTSVTYRNPQTGEILSNRSNTFAFTRVGKFDLPTTMLTVECGEKFERNVGSIKLTNHRLLTDSALSQTN
- a CDS encoding DUF1559 domain-containing protein; translation: MLTRRRTPRGFTLIELLVVIAIIAILIALLLPAVQQAREAARRTQCKNNLKQIGLAVHNYADVYTTLPNANCGNSDSITSGGSLFVSILPFIDQSNAYNLYNFDLNNSDPYNVTVTSQKLPFYMCPTSPMRRAVPSCSDDNGRAPGHYAVCGGTEDYNIYWSHVGDPVPAQNGAIVYTGSTAGKIRFRDITDGTSTTLLIGETAYNLPDYKFTSASSSCNGQTRYGFTYWANPYPGSTVCFTAADFNPHDVANDSVFDSNWRKSFRSDHVGGVQFVFVDGSVHFISENIDADLLDALATRNGGEVIGEF